DNA sequence from the Janibacter sp. CX7 genome:
TTGAGCACCGGCATCGCGGCCATGGTCGTGCAGTTGGGGTTGGCGATGATGCCCTTGGGCAGGTCGTCGAGGTCGCCCGAGTTGACCTCGGAGACGACGAGCGGGACCTCGGGGTCCTTGCGCCAGGCGCTCGAGTTGTCGACCACGGTGGCGCCGGCGGCCGCGACCTTGGGCGCCCACTCCTTGCTCGTGGACCCGCCGTTGGAAAACAGCGCGATGTCGAGACCGGAGAAGTCGGCGGTCGCGGTGTCCTCGACGGTCACCTCCTCGCCCTTCCACGGCAGGGTCGACCCTGCGGACCGGGCAGAGGCGAAGTAGCGGATCGAGGTGACGGGGAAGTCCCGCTCCTCGAGCAGCGTGCGCATGACCTGTCCGACCTGGCCGGTGGCTCCAAAGACTCCGATGTGCATGGGCCAAGGATAGGCGTCGGGGCCTGAACACCCACATCGTGTTCAGGCCCCGGACGCGGTGGAGCAGGTCAGGCGGTCGGCGTGTCGTCCGTCCGCGTGTCCGTGTCGCCCTGCTCGGTGGTCGTCGAGGGGCCACCGTTGGCGACGACCGGCACGACCTTGTCGCGGTCGATGCCCGCGCCGGGCTCGGCATGGTCGATCGACAGGACGAAGTCGTCGCCGTGCTCCTTGACCCCCGCGACGACGGCCTGCTTGAGGGCCTCGCGGGCGTAGGCGCGGCGCACCGCCATCGGGTCGGTCTGCAGATCCTTGACCAGTGCGACCGCCATGCCGATCATGATCAGCACGAAGGGCAGGGCCGCGATGATCGTGATCTGCTGCAGACCGGTCAGTGAGTCCTCGCCGCCGATCGTGAGCATGATCGCCGCGGCCGCACCCGTGGCGACACCCCAGAAGACGACCGTGAACTTGTTGGGCTCGAGCGTGCCGCGCTCGCTCAGCGAGCCCATGACGATCGAGGCCGCGTCGGCACCCGAGACGAAGAAGATCGCCACGAGGACCATGACGAGGATCGAGGTGACCCCCGCCCAGGGCATCGAGTCGAGGAGCGCGAAGAGCGTGCTCTCCTCGCCGTCGCCGAACTTGTCGAGCGTCGCGCCCATCTCCTGCGCCTTGATGGCGGCGCCACCGAAGATCGCGAACCAGATGAGGCTCACCGTGCTCGGGACGAGCAGGACGCCGGTGACGAACTCACGGATGGTGCGGCCGCGGGAGATGCGGGCGATGAACATGCCGACGAAGGGGGTCCAGCTGACCCACCAGGCCCAGTAGAAGATCGTCCATCCGGACAGCCACGACTTGATGCCGTGCTCGCCCTGCGCGTTGGTGCGCGCGGAGTACTCCATGAGGTGGTGGAAGTAGGTGCCGAGCGACGTCGGGACGAGGTTGAGGATGAAGATCGTCGGGCCGAGGACGAAGACGAAGAGCGCCAGGACGAAGGCCAGCACCATGTTGGTGTTGGACAGCCACTGGATGCCCTTCTCGACGCCGGACACGGCGGAGAAGATGAAGCAGATGGTCAGCACCACGATGATCAGCACGAGCACCGTGTTGGTCACGTCGTCGGCCCAGCCGACGATCTTGGCACCGGAGGCGATCTGCAGGGCGCCCAGGCCCAGCGAGGTCGCCGAGCCGAAGAGCGTGGCGAAGATCGCGAAGATGTCGATGACCTTGCCCACCGGGCCGTTGACCTGGCGCTTGCCGATGAGCGGCTCGAAGACCGCGCTGATCGTCAGGCCGCGGCCCTTGCGGAAGACGCCGTAACCGATGGCCAGACCGGCCACCGTGTAGATCGCCCACGGGTGCAGGGTCCAGTGGAAGAGCGTGGTCGCCATCGCGGTGCGGGTCGAGCTGTCGTTGCCCGCCTCACCGGTGCCGGGCGGCGGGGTGATGTAGTGGGCCAGCGGCTCGGCCGCACCCCAGAACATCAGGCCGATGCCCATGCCGGCGGAGAACATCATCGCGATCCACGAGATGGTGCGGAACTCCGGCTCCTCGCCGTCGGCGCCGAGCGGGATGTTGCCGTACTTGCTCGCCGCGAGCCAGATGACGAAGAAGACGAAGCCGGTGGACGCGAGGGCGAAGAGCCAGCCGGTGTTGGTCACGACCCAGTCCAGGCCGCTGGCCGAGGCATCGGACAGCGACGAGGTGCTGATGACGCCCCAGAGCACGAAGGCGAGGGACAGCACGGCGGTGATGCCGAAGACGATCCAGTCGATCCCCAGCTTGTCCTGCTTGCGGATGATCCGGGGCTCGAGAGCCGGGTGGTCCACCCGGCGGGTGTCGCGCGGCGGCGCGTTGCGTCCGGAGGTCGAGGTCTGCGTAGGTTCAGTCACGTGTCAGGTGGGCCCAGCGCACACGCGGGCCACTCCTCCCGTAGGCGATTGAGATGGCGTATGCCGCTCGAGAATCACCCGGGCGACCCTCCACCTTGGCCCGAGGAGGTCAGAGAACCCAAACCGTCGTGACCTTTTCGTGACCTCAGAAGCCCAGTCGCTGCAGCTGCTTCGGGTCGCGCTGCCAGTCCTTGGCCACCTTGACGTGCAGGTCGAGGAAGACCTTCTCCCCCAGCAGCCGCTCGATCCCCTGGCGGGCCGTCGTGCCGACCTCGCGCAGCCGCGAGCCTCCCCGACCGATGATGATCGCCTTCTGGCTGTCGCGCTCGACGAAGACGTTGACCCGCACGTCGAGCATCGGGTCGTCCTCGGGCCGACCCTCGCGGGGCACGATCTCCTCGACGACGACGGCCAGGCTGTGCGGGAGCTCGTCGCGCACGCCCTCGAGGGCCGCCTCGCGGACGAGCTCGGCGATCATCTTCTCCTCGTCCTCGTCGGTCAGCTGGTCCTCGGGGTAGAGCGGGGCCGGCGAGGGCGGCAGGTGCTCGGCGAGCACCCGCAGCACGTCGTC
Encoded proteins:
- a CDS encoding BCCT family transporter — translated: MDHPALEPRIIRKQDKLGIDWIVFGITAVLSLAFVLWGVISTSSLSDASASGLDWVVTNTGWLFALASTGFVFFVIWLAASKYGNIPLGADGEEPEFRTISWIAMMFSAGMGIGLMFWGAAEPLAHYITPPPGTGEAGNDSSTRTAMATTLFHWTLHPWAIYTVAGLAIGYGVFRKGRGLTISAVFEPLIGKRQVNGPVGKVIDIFAIFATLFGSATSLGLGALQIASGAKIVGWADDVTNTVLVLIIVVLTICFIFSAVSGVEKGIQWLSNTNMVLAFVLALFVFVLGPTIFILNLVPTSLGTYFHHLMEYSARTNAQGEHGIKSWLSGWTIFYWAWWVSWTPFVGMFIARISRGRTIREFVTGVLLVPSTVSLIWFAIFGGAAIKAQEMGATLDKFGDGEESTLFALLDSMPWAGVTSILVMVLVAIFFVSGADAASIVMGSLSERGTLEPNKFTVVFWGVATGAAAAIMLTIGGEDSLTGLQQITIIAALPFVLIMIGMAVALVKDLQTDPMAVRRAYAREALKQAVVAGVKEHGDDFVLSIDHAEPGAGIDRDKVVPVVANGGPSTTTEQGDTDTRTDDTPTA